In Chelonia mydas isolate rCheMyd1 chromosome 28, rCheMyd1.pri.v2, whole genome shotgun sequence, a single window of DNA contains:
- the TRAPPC1 gene encoding trafficking protein particle complex subunit 1, with protein MTVHNLYLFDRNGVCLHYSEWHRKKQAGISKEEEFKLMYGMLFSMRSFVGKMSPVDMKDGFLAFQTSKYKLHYYETPSGLKVVMNTDLGVGNIRDVLHQIYSNIYVEFVVKNPLCSMSEPIQSELFRTKLDGFIRGLPFFSARAG; from the exons ATGACGGTGCACAACCTGTATCTCTTCGACCGCAACGGGGTCTGCCTTCACTACAGCGAGTGGCACCGCAAGAAACAGGCCGGCATCTCCAAGGAGGAG GAGTTCAAACTCATGTACGGCATGCTCTTCTCCATGCGCTCCTTCGTGGGCAAGATGAGCCCCGTCGACAT GAAGGACGGGTTCCTGGCCTTTCAGACCAGCAAGTACAAGCTGCATTACTACGAGACCCCCAGCGGGCTGAAGGTCGTCATGAACACGGACCTGGGCGTGGGCAACATCCGAGACGTTCTCCACCAGATCTACAGCAAC atcTACGTGGAGTTCGTGGTGAAGAACCCGCTATGCAGCATGAGCGAACCCATCCAGAGCGAGCTCTTCCGCACCAAGCTGGACGGCTTCATCCGTGGCCTGCCCTTCTTCTCGGCCCGGGCcggctga